One region of Bacillus pumilus genomic DNA includes:
- a CDS encoding APC family permease — protein sequence MNHLHRRMGTFALMMVGLGSIIGSGWLFGAWRAAQIAGPAAILSWLIGMVVILFIALSYSELGSMFPEAGGMVKYTQYSHGSFIGFIAAWANWIAIVSVIPVEAVASVQYMSSWPWEWAKWTSHLVTKGVLTTEGLMVASVLLVIYFLLNYWTVGLFSKANTFITVFKIVIPGLTIGALLFVGFHSENFTSGTSIAPNGWASVLTAVATSGIVFAFNGFQSPINMAGEAKNPGRSIPIAIVGSILIATVIYVLLQIAFIGAVDPSMIVNGWGHLNFNSPFADLAIALGINWLVLILYADAFVSPSGTGITYTATTSRMIYGMEKNKYMPSVLGRLHPIYGVPRPAMFFNLAVSFIFLFLFRGWGVLAEIISVATLISYLTGPVTVMTLRKTGTDLYRPLRIKGLSIIAPLGFVFASLTLYWARWPLTGQVLFIILIGLPIYFYYQAKAKWKGFGRNFKAGAWMVVYLLVMMTISCLGSDKFGGYNVIHYGWDMALITVVSLLFYMWALKSGFETEFLEDAKKINDELRTSSQEAASSKE from the coding sequence ATGAATCATTTACATCGTAGAATGGGAACTTTCGCTTTAATGATGGTAGGTCTTGGCTCAATCATTGGTTCAGGATGGCTATTCGGTGCTTGGCGTGCCGCTCAAATTGCCGGCCCTGCGGCTATTTTATCCTGGTTGATTGGGATGGTTGTGATTTTATTTATCGCTTTGTCTTATAGTGAACTCGGATCGATGTTTCCAGAGGCAGGGGGAATGGTGAAATATACGCAATATTCACACGGCTCTTTTATCGGGTTTATTGCCGCTTGGGCAAACTGGATCGCCATTGTCTCCGTCATTCCGGTTGAGGCGGTGGCTTCTGTCCAGTATATGAGTTCGTGGCCTTGGGAATGGGCAAAGTGGACAAGCCATTTGGTCACAAAAGGGGTGTTGACGACAGAAGGGCTCATGGTCGCCAGTGTGCTTCTTGTGATTTACTTTCTGCTCAATTATTGGACAGTAGGGTTATTTTCAAAAGCCAATACATTCATTACCGTGTTTAAAATTGTCATTCCAGGATTAACAATTGGTGCGCTCTTATTCGTAGGTTTTCATAGTGAGAATTTTACTTCGGGAACAAGTATTGCCCCTAACGGCTGGGCGAGTGTGCTGACAGCTGTTGCGACATCAGGAATTGTGTTTGCCTTCAATGGCTTCCAAAGCCCGATTAATATGGCGGGTGAGGCGAAAAATCCAGGCCGATCAATTCCGATTGCTATTGTTGGATCCATTTTGATTGCGACTGTGATTTATGTTCTTTTACAAATCGCCTTTATCGGTGCTGTCGATCCGTCCATGATTGTGAATGGATGGGGACATTTGAATTTTAACTCGCCATTTGCTGACCTTGCCATTGCGCTTGGGATTAACTGGCTGGTTCTGATTTTATATGCAGATGCGTTTGTATCACCTTCTGGTACAGGCATTACGTATACGGCGACGACGTCTCGCATGATTTATGGAATGGAAAAAAATAAGTATATGCCAAGTGTACTTGGTCGTCTGCATCCTATTTATGGCGTGCCTCGTCCAGCGATGTTTTTTAACTTAGCCGTATCGTTTATCTTTCTGTTTTTATTTAGAGGCTGGGGTGTACTTGCGGAAATCATTTCTGTTGCAACACTTATTTCTTATTTGACAGGCCCAGTGACTGTCATGACACTGAGAAAGACAGGGACAGATTTATATCGTCCCCTTCGAATAAAAGGACTCAGCATTATTGCTCCTCTCGGCTTTGTCTTTGCGTCATTGACGCTGTATTGGGCGAGATGGCCGTTAACAGGTCAGGTGCTGTTCATTATTCTCATCGGTCTTCCGATCTATTTTTACTATCAAGCAAAAGCGAAGTGGAAAGGCTTCGGCCGCAACTTCAAGGCGGGTGCTTGGATGGTCGTGTACTTACTTGTGATGATGACGATTTCCTGCCTTGGCAGTGACAAATTCGGCGGCTATAACGTCATTCATTATGGCTGGGATATGGCTCTTATTACAGTGGTTTCTTTGCTATTTTATATGTGGGCACTCAAAAGTGGATTTGAAACAGAATTTCTAGAGGATGCGAAAAAAATTAATGATGAGCTGCGTACTTCTTCGCAAGAAGCCGCATCATCCAAAGAATAA
- a CDS encoding ROK family protein, which produces MRIGGIEAGGTKFVCGYGTTDGTIEHTTSFATGNPDETCRQVIDYFTKHPVDAIGIGAFGPVDVKEQSPSYGTILETPKTAWRQFPFLSTLKQALGLPMKLDTDVNCAALGEARFSVEAEKPASLVYITVGTGIGGGAYIEHRLIHGLLHPEMGHITVQRHPHDSYGGCCPIHHDCLEGLASGPAIEGRYHTLAQMLPEDHPAWSLHAYYLGQMTANLLLTLSPERIILGGGVMKQPAMLPLILDETEKRLHGYLQLPKPLNEIITKPSFDGLSGLMGAIALGTDALQAQGAAQ; this is translated from the coding sequence ATGCGAATTGGAGGCATTGAAGCAGGCGGAACAAAATTTGTCTGCGGCTACGGAACAACAGATGGAACGATTGAACACACGACTTCCTTTGCAACAGGTAATCCAGATGAAACATGCCGGCAAGTAATCGATTACTTTACAAAGCATCCTGTCGATGCCATTGGCATTGGGGCATTCGGGCCTGTCGATGTAAAAGAACAAAGCCCAAGCTATGGGACGATTTTAGAGACACCCAAAACAGCCTGGCGCCAATTCCCTTTCCTTTCTACTTTAAAACAAGCCCTTGGACTCCCGATGAAGCTTGATACAGATGTGAACTGTGCAGCACTCGGGGAAGCCCGCTTTTCGGTTGAAGCAGAAAAGCCTGCTTCTTTGGTCTATATCACTGTTGGAACCGGAATAGGCGGCGGTGCCTATATTGAACACCGCCTCATTCACGGGTTGCTGCATCCAGAAATGGGTCATATCACAGTGCAGCGGCACCCTCATGATTCCTACGGTGGCTGCTGCCCTATACACCATGACTGTTTAGAGGGACTGGCATCAGGACCTGCCATAGAAGGGCGCTATCATACACTGGCACAAATGCTGCCAGAGGATCATCCTGCCTGGTCACTTCATGCCTACTATCTCGGACAGATGACCGCCAATTTATTACTCACCCTTTCGCCAGAGCGCATCATTCTCGGTGGAGGTGTGATGAAACAGCCCGCTATGCTGCCGCTCATTCTTGATGAAACAGAAAAGCGGCTTCATGGGTATTTACAACTGCCAAAGCCTTTAAATGAAATTATCACCAAGCCATCCTTTGATGGATTATCAGGTTTAATGGGCGCCATCGCTCTTGGTACTGATGCCTTACAGGCGCAAGGAGCCGCGCAATGA
- a CDS encoding glycoside hydrolase family 1 protein: MRYSTLAPFPKDFFWGGSTSAYQVEGAWNEDGKGPSVIDMRASYPEGTTDFKVASDHYHRYKEDVKMFAEMGLKAYRFSIAWTRIIPNGDGEINQKGIEFYHSLIDELRRYDIEPIVTMYHFDLPHALQVKGGWSNRVTVDAFERYAKVLFQEYGQKVKYWLTINEQNMMILHGSALGTLDANLENPKKELYQQNHHMLVAQAKAMTLCHQMLPEAKIGPAPNIALIYPASPKPEDVLAAANYNAIRNWLYLDMAVFGRYNNLAWAYMKEKDILPVIEEGDMDILKSAKPDFIAFNYYTSQTVEASKGDGNDEFARGGDQHLKSGEDGVYKGGNNPFLSKNAFGWEIDPVGFRSTMREIYDRYQLPLIITENGLGAFDKLEEDGSIQDDYRIDYLEKHIEQIKWAITDGVEVFGYCPWSAIDLISTHQGCSKRYGFIYVNRDEFDLKDLKRIRKKSSYWYETLIQQNGENIGE; this comes from the coding sequence ATGAGATATTCAACACTAGCACCATTTCCAAAGGACTTTTTTTGGGGCGGATCTACATCCGCCTATCAAGTAGAAGGTGCGTGGAACGAAGATGGCAAAGGGCCATCTGTCATTGATATGAGAGCAAGTTACCCTGAAGGAACAACAGATTTTAAAGTCGCAAGCGATCACTATCACCGCTATAAAGAGGATGTGAAGATGTTTGCAGAAATGGGTTTGAAGGCTTATCGCTTCTCTATTGCATGGACACGGATCATTCCAAATGGAGATGGGGAGATCAATCAAAAGGGGATTGAATTCTATCATTCTCTCATCGATGAACTGCGCCGCTATGATATTGAACCAATCGTGACGATGTATCATTTTGATCTGCCTCATGCACTTCAAGTAAAAGGCGGTTGGTCAAATCGTGTGACAGTAGATGCGTTTGAACGGTATGCAAAGGTTCTATTTCAGGAGTATGGTCAGAAGGTGAAATATTGGCTGACCATTAATGAACAAAACATGATGATCTTACATGGATCAGCGCTCGGTACACTTGATGCAAATTTAGAAAATCCGAAAAAAGAACTGTATCAGCAGAACCATCATATGCTCGTCGCTCAGGCAAAAGCCATGACGCTTTGTCATCAAATGTTGCCTGAAGCGAAAATTGGACCAGCGCCAAACATCGCGCTCATTTATCCGGCTTCTCCAAAGCCTGAAGATGTGCTTGCTGCGGCGAATTACAATGCGATCCGCAACTGGCTTTATCTTGATATGGCAGTCTTCGGCCGTTATAACAACCTTGCTTGGGCGTACATGAAAGAAAAAGACATTCTTCCTGTCATCGAAGAGGGAGATATGGATATTTTGAAAAGCGCGAAGCCGGACTTCATTGCCTTTAACTACTACACCTCTCAAACGGTTGAAGCGAGTAAAGGAGATGGCAACGACGAATTTGCACGCGGCGGAGATCAGCATTTGAAATCAGGTGAAGATGGCGTTTACAAAGGCGGCAACAACCCGTTCTTAAGTAAAAATGCGTTTGGCTGGGAGATTGACCCTGTCGGCTTCCGATCAACGATGCGTGAGATTTACGACCGTTATCAGCTGCCTCTTATTATCACGGAAAACGGATTGGGTGCTTTCGACAAATTAGAAGAAGATGGATCGATTCAAGATGATTATCGAATTGACTATTTAGAAAAACATATCGAACAAATCAAATGGGCGATTACAGACGGCGTCGAGGTCTTCGGATACTGCCCGTGGTCTGCTATCGATTTAATCAGCACACACCAAGGGTGCTCCAAGCGCTACGGATTCATCTATGTCAACCGCGATGAATTTGACCTAAAAGACCTGAAGAGAATTCGTAAAAAGAGCTCTTACTGGTATGAAACATTAATTCAGCAAAATGGAGAGAACATCGGGGAGTAA
- a CDS encoding beta-glucoside-specific PTS transporter subunit IIABC — MSYRQLAEDIIKHIGTEKNVHSLVHCATRLRFTLNDRSKADKAAIEKLNGVVTVMESGGQFQVVIGNTVPEVYREIGEFTNLLEDSTSSSAKSGGESTSLFGKFVDIVSGIFTPLLGVMAGAGILKGLLGICINAKWLSPEDTSYQILFAASDSLFYFLPLLLAFTSARKFKANPFVAVTIAGALIYPTIQELSKGGGDVTFFGIPVVLMSYTSTVIPIILAVFVMGYIERFFNKVIHESVKNFITPLILLVTVVPLTLIVFGPFGVYAGNGIAAVLLKVFSFSPTLAGALIAMAWQVLVIFGIHWGLVPVILNNIAVHGKDHIKPATAPAVFSQAGASIGVMLKTKNKKLKSLAGSTAVSAVFGITEPAVYGVTLRLKKPFIAAVISAGVGGAIIGYSQSIAIASGLPSLLTLPIFYGQGFTGFIIGISVSFVLSIVLTYLIGFKDPVDEDETPAPVAAPTMENEHGVKAAHVKSPLKGEVIKLEEVQDKAFSSGALGKGAAIIPSEGKLFAPVSGVVTTVFPTGHAYGLTSESGAEVLIHIGLDTVQLGGQHFTPKVVQGQTITEGELLAEFDIEAIQASGLSVTTPVIITNSGEFSDIIETEEKQITPGQSFLHLV, encoded by the coding sequence ATGAGTTATCGTCAATTAGCAGAAGACATTATCAAACACATTGGCACAGAGAAAAACGTTCATTCACTGGTCCATTGCGCCACTAGACTTCGCTTCACATTAAATGACCGATCAAAAGCAGACAAAGCAGCCATTGAAAAATTAAATGGCGTTGTAACTGTCATGGAAAGCGGCGGCCAATTTCAAGTAGTCATTGGCAATACCGTACCAGAGGTTTATCGAGAGATTGGGGAGTTTACAAATTTATTAGAGGATTCCACTTCTTCATCTGCAAAATCAGGTGGAGAGAGCACAAGCCTTTTCGGAAAATTCGTCGATATTGTCTCTGGTATTTTTACACCACTTCTCGGTGTCATGGCAGGTGCTGGTATTTTAAAAGGTCTACTAGGTATCTGTATCAATGCAAAATGGTTATCACCTGAAGATACGTCGTATCAAATTTTATTTGCTGCGTCTGACAGCTTGTTCTACTTCCTGCCATTACTGCTCGCATTCACTTCGGCGAGGAAGTTTAAAGCGAATCCATTTGTGGCTGTGACGATTGCTGGTGCACTCATTTACCCAACCATTCAAGAATTGTCAAAAGGCGGCGGAGATGTGACCTTCTTCGGTATTCCAGTCGTCTTAATGTCTTATACATCAACGGTTATTCCAATCATTTTGGCAGTGTTTGTCATGGGATATATCGAACGTTTCTTTAACAAAGTCATTCATGAAAGTGTCAAAAACTTTATTACTCCACTGATTTTACTTGTCACGGTTGTTCCGTTGACACTCATTGTATTCGGACCATTTGGTGTGTATGCAGGGAACGGCATTGCCGCTGTCTTGCTGAAAGTATTCTCCTTTAGTCCTACACTTGCAGGTGCTTTAATTGCGATGGCATGGCAGGTTCTTGTGATCTTCGGTATCCACTGGGGTCTAGTGCCAGTGATTTTAAATAATATTGCCGTCCATGGAAAAGATCATATCAAGCCGGCGACTGCGCCAGCTGTATTTTCACAAGCCGGTGCTTCCATCGGTGTTATGCTGAAAACAAAGAATAAAAAGCTGAAATCATTGGCTGGATCGACAGCGGTTTCTGCCGTGTTTGGGATCACAGAGCCAGCTGTATACGGGGTCACGCTTCGTTTGAAAAAACCATTTATTGCAGCCGTTATCTCTGCTGGAGTCGGCGGTGCGATCATTGGTTATTCACAAAGTATTGCGATTGCGTCAGGGCTTCCAAGTTTACTGACACTTCCGATTTTCTACGGACAAGGGTTTACAGGGTTCATCATCGGAATCTCGGTCTCATTTGTTCTATCCATCGTCTTGACTTATTTGATTGGATTTAAGGATCCAGTAGATGAAGATGAAACCCCAGCACCGGTTGCCGCACCAACAATGGAAAACGAACATGGGGTCAAAGCAGCTCATGTGAAAAGTCCTTTAAAGGGTGAGGTAATCAAGCTGGAGGAAGTACAGGATAAGGCATTCTCATCTGGTGCACTAGGAAAGGGCGCAGCCATCATTCCATCAGAAGGCAAGCTGTTTGCACCAGTATCAGGAGTCGTGACAACGGTGTTCCCAACAGGTCATGCGTACGGTCTTACTTCTGAAAGCGGAGCAGAAGTGCTCATTCACATTGGACTTGATACCGTACAATTAGGCGGTCAGCATTTTACCCCGAAGGTCGTACAGGGGCAAACCATTACTGAGGGCGAATTGCTTGCGGAGTTTGATATTGAAGCCATCCAAGCTTCCGGTCTGTCCGTCACAACACCAGTGATTATTACCAATTCAGGTGAGTTTAGCGATATCATAGAAACAGAAGAAAAACAAATCACACCAGGACAATCATTTTTACATCTCGTTTAA
- the licT gene encoding BglG family transcription antiterminator LicT, protein MQIQKVLNNNVISVIDEQGKEIVVMGRGIAFQRRPGDPVDESLIDKVFRLEDHSVHERMKMLLLEVPYDVVKVTEEMIQYAHTKLNRRLNESLHVSLADHIHYAIERLKKNHLIENSLIWEIKRLYKDEFLVAKDCLEMIRERLHIELPEDEAGFIAMHIINAELNEDMNTTVNITKEVNAILTIVKYHLNMEFDEDSLNFYRFLTHLRFFVQRLINETMLVSEDQDLYQLIKVKYPKAYECAKKIAEYVYQTYHRDLTSEEMLYLSIHLNRLIKREK, encoded by the coding sequence TTGCAGATACAAAAAGTTCTAAACAATAATGTCATTAGTGTGATAGATGAACAAGGAAAAGAAATCGTCGTCATGGGCAGAGGTATCGCGTTCCAGCGGCGACCCGGGGACCCGGTAGACGAATCGTTAATCGATAAAGTTTTCCGCCTAGAGGATCATTCCGTTCATGAGCGAATGAAAATGCTGCTTCTGGAGGTTCCGTATGATGTGGTCAAGGTAACCGAAGAAATGATTCAATATGCACATACAAAGCTGAACCGAAGATTAAACGAAAGTCTGCATGTATCACTCGCAGACCATATTCATTACGCCATCGAACGATTGAAGAAAAATCATCTCATTGAGAATTCGCTCATTTGGGAGATTAAACGCTTATACAAAGATGAATTTCTTGTGGCAAAGGACTGTCTTGAGATGATTAGAGAGCGTCTTCATATTGAACTGCCTGAGGATGAAGCAGGCTTTATTGCCATGCATATCATTAATGCAGAGCTCAATGAGGACATGAATACAACGGTCAATATTACAAAAGAAGTAAACGCCATCCTCACCATTGTGAAATATCATCTCAATATGGAATTTGATGAAGACTCACTCAACTTTTATCGTTTTCTCACACATTTACGCTTTTTCGTCCAGCGTCTGATAAACGAAACAATGCTTGTCAGCGAAGATCAGGATTTGTATCAGCTGATCAAGGTAAAATATCCGAAGGCATACGAATGTGCAAAGAAAATCGCAGAATACGTCTATCAAACCTATCACCGAGATCTCACATCAGAGGAGATGCTGTATCTATCCATTCATTTGAATCGATTGATCAAACGAGAAAAATAA
- the arr gene encoding NAD(+)--rifampin ADP-ribosyltransferase → MNEKQQVLDPGPFFHGTKAELKIGDLLEPQYLSNYQDQKSNHIYFTGTLNAAKWGAELARSDAKERIYLVEPLGEFENDPNLTDKKFPGNPTRSYRSKSPLKIVAELGSWQRHSDEEIDHMLSSLKKLSEEGKNVIYD, encoded by the coding sequence ATGAACGAGAAGCAACAAGTTTTAGACCCTGGCCCATTTTTTCATGGGACGAAAGCGGAATTGAAGATTGGAGATCTGCTTGAACCGCAGTATTTATCGAATTATCAGGATCAAAAATCAAACCATATCTATTTCACCGGAACATTAAACGCAGCCAAATGGGGTGCTGAATTAGCAAGATCTGATGCGAAAGAGAGAATTTATCTTGTAGAACCGTTAGGCGAGTTTGAAAATGATCCGAATTTGACTGATAAAAAATTTCCGGGTAACCCAACACGTTCTTATCGGTCAAAATCCCCTTTGAAAATCGTCGCAGAATTAGGTTCGTGGCAAAGACATTCCGATGAAGAAATCGATCATATGCTGAGCTCTTTAAAGAAATTAAGTGAAGAAGGGAAAAATGTCATATACGATTGA
- a CDS encoding BglG family transcription antiterminator encodes MMMTADPRTYQLIQQLFETKGFVKLEELTASFRLSDRSIRHLIKEANEQLKEAGAKIKTIRGKGYTLLTSDQDAFLLWLHQQKLPARSLVPVMPEERVRFIMRKLLLQQDYLKIDQLAEELFISRMTVSSDLKKGRELLARYGMTLVSKPGFGLKIEGDELQKRTCYADLLLEEEPALSHITEREQLHFPDISLETIRSIVLTNLHQESLLIKDIALKNLVIHLAIAIQQTRKNQRIPASTTRTQRSPVLMRIAQKIIQQVSDTFHVTLSEDETDYLVMHLLANQTWKEAAQHQTTVEVQQAVAVFLQHIEKMSGHHFADDNILQQDLMLHMKPLLNRIQYGVSLQNPLLHEIKTSYPYPFDLAVSGLNALQLVRTPNEDEAAYVALHIAASFERSQLDTSQKKKAIIVCGSGLGTARLLEIKLKTAFQHELDIVELYSYQDYLMSTTLPCDVIITTVPLASKGKPVIQVSAFFEKHDVQRVNEVIHLLNGHGTPSQELMAFFQERLTLLNADLSSKDEVLDTLCSRLETYQLVSSSFRSSVLEREQMSSTYLGKGIAMPHPLITNEGTSCVAIAHLKQPIDWQGNQVSLVFLLAIHKDDAACMNQFFEQAVDLLDNPNRIHSLNQSKTFDELMNALFQ; translated from the coding sequence ATGATGATGACGGCAGATCCTCGAACCTATCAGCTGATTCAGCAGCTATTTGAAACGAAGGGGTTCGTGAAGCTGGAGGAGCTCACTGCCTCTTTTCGCTTATCTGACCGCTCCATCCGTCATTTAATCAAAGAAGCAAATGAGCAATTAAAGGAAGCTGGAGCCAAGATTAAAACGATCCGCGGAAAGGGATACACCCTATTAACGAGTGACCAAGATGCCTTCCTGCTTTGGCTTCATCAACAAAAGCTTCCTGCCCGCTCTCTCGTCCCCGTCATGCCAGAAGAGCGTGTACGATTTATCATGAGGAAGCTATTGCTTCAACAGGATTACTTAAAAATTGACCAGCTGGCTGAAGAACTGTTCATCAGCCGCATGACGGTCAGCAGTGATTTGAAAAAAGGACGAGAGCTGTTAGCCCGTTACGGTATGACCCTTGTGTCAAAGCCTGGATTTGGCTTAAAAATTGAGGGAGACGAATTGCAAAAAAGAACATGCTATGCAGACTTACTCCTTGAAGAAGAGCCTGCACTTTCTCATATCACCGAGCGGGAGCAGCTCCATTTTCCCGATATTTCTCTTGAAACCATTCGATCTATTGTCCTGACGAACCTGCATCAAGAGTCATTGCTCATTAAAGACATTGCCTTAAAAAACTTAGTCATTCACTTAGCAATTGCGATTCAGCAAACACGAAAAAACCAGCGGATACCCGCCAGTACCACTCGTACACAACGATCACCCGTCTTGATGAGAATTGCCCAAAAGATCATACAGCAGGTGAGTGACACCTTTCATGTCACCTTATCAGAGGATGAAACAGATTACTTAGTCATGCATCTATTGGCAAATCAAACGTGGAAAGAAGCCGCCCAGCATCAGACGACAGTGGAAGTTCAGCAGGCGGTTGCGGTCTTTCTACAGCACATTGAGAAAATGAGCGGTCACCACTTTGCAGATGACAACATCTTGCAGCAAGACTTGATGCTTCATATGAAACCATTATTAAATCGAATCCAATATGGCGTATCCTTACAAAATCCGTTGTTGCATGAAATCAAAACGTCCTATCCATACCCGTTTGATTTGGCTGTCAGCGGGCTGAATGCTTTACAGCTGGTGCGGACGCCAAATGAAGATGAAGCGGCATATGTTGCCCTGCATATCGCTGCTTCATTTGAAAGAAGTCAGCTCGATACCTCGCAAAAAAAGAAAGCGATAATTGTGTGCGGGTCTGGATTAGGGACGGCAAGACTACTTGAAATTAAATTGAAGACAGCCTTTCAGCACGAACTGGACATCGTCGAGCTGTATTCCTATCAGGATTATCTCATGAGCACCACCCTTCCCTGTGACGTCATCATTACAACCGTCCCGCTTGCATCAAAGGGAAAACCAGTGATACAGGTCAGCGCCTTTTTTGAAAAACATGATGTACAGCGGGTGAATGAGGTCATTCATTTATTAAATGGACACGGGACTCCCTCGCAAGAACTGATGGCGTTTTTTCAAGAACGATTAACCTTATTGAACGCTGACCTATCCAGTAAGGACGAGGTATTAGACACACTATGCAGCCGTTTAGAAACGTATCAGCTAGTATCGTCATCTTTTCGGTCCTCGGTGCTTGAGCGGGAGCAAATGTCGTCTACCTACCTTGGAAAAGGGATTGCCATGCCGCACCCGCTCATCACAAATGAAGGCACATCCTGCGTAGCCATCGCACACTTAAAACAGCCGATTGACTGGCAGGGAAACCAAGTATCACTTGTCTTTTTATTAGCCATTCATAAGGATGACGCAGCCTGCATGAATCAATTCTTTGAACAAGCCGTTGATTTACTGGATAATCCAAACCGCATTCACTCTCTGAATCAATCAAAAACATTCGATGAGCTGATGAATGCGTTGTTTCAATAA